Proteins encoded in a region of the Dendropsophus ebraccatus isolate aDenEbr1 chromosome 11, aDenEbr1.pat, whole genome shotgun sequence genome:
- the LYRM9 gene encoding LYR motif-containing protein 9 has translation MVPLPGAELVHKPLQLYRYLLRCCKQLPNEHLQHHYKHAVRQSFRVHADEDDSERIQQIIKRAIEDADWVMNKYKSQS, from the exons ATGGTACCCTTACCTGGGGCAGAACTGGTACATAAGCCTTTACAGCTGTATCGCTATCTTCTTCGTTGTTGCAAGCAGCTTCCAAATGAGCATCTTCAGCACCATTACAAGCATGCGGTCCgccag AGCTTCCGGGTTCATGCTGATGAGGATGACTCAGAGAGGATACAACAGATTATTAAGAGAGCCATAGAAGATGCTGACTGGGTGATGAATAAA